Proteins encoded within one genomic window of Spodoptera frugiperda isolate SF20-4 chromosome 7, AGI-APGP_CSIRO_Sfru_2.0, whole genome shotgun sequence:
- the LOC118266177 gene encoding ninjurin-1 isoform X5, with the protein MAAILPTGLRNGIKGLDANRYATKKTVAQGMLDIALLTSNASQLKYVLQVGPKHEFYTLLVVLISISIVLQASAGVLALIISSLDGEADHKHKKLADWLYHTSVGMMTGVVFCDVIKMTFGLDPALSLQDYLGNKTSSLYDTFFRVQNTTH; encoded by the exons atggcggcCATTCTGCCTACTGGATTGCGAAATGGG ATCAAAGGGCTGGACGCGAACAGGTATGCGACGAAGAAGACGGTGGCGCAGGGCATGCTGGACATCGCCCTGCTGACGTCCAACGCGTCGCAGCTGAAGTACGTCCTGCAAGTCGGTCCCAAGCACGAGTTCTACACGCTACTGGTGGTCCTCATCTCTATATCCATCGTCCTTCAG GCAAGCGCGGGAGTCCTGGCACTAATCATATCCTCTTTGGACGGTGAAGCCGACCATAAACACAAGAAGCTAGCTGATTGGTTGTACCACACGTCAGTAGGCATGATGACAGGGGTAGTGTTCTGTGACGTCATCAAAATGACATTTGGCCTAGACCCCGCGCTTTCCCTGCAAGATTATCTTGGGAATAAAACCTCAAGCTTATACGATACCTTCTTTAGGGTGCAAAATACTACGCATTAG
- the LOC118266177 gene encoding ninjurin-2 isoform X6, with amino-acid sequence MAAILPTGLRNGIKGLDANRYATKKTVAQGMLDIALLTSNASQLKYVLQVGPKHEFYTLLVVLISISIVLQLLVGLLFVVIGGLDLNDHEDQPSAVILNDVIVIFIFVISVINIVISAFGIEYSNNPLVLERLNYINEQYLRKSNFTGH; translated from the exons atggcggcCATTCTGCCTACTGGATTGCGAAATGGG ATCAAAGGGCTGGACGCGAACAGGTATGCGACGAAGAAGACGGTGGCGCAGGGCATGCTGGACATCGCCCTGCTGACGTCCAACGCGTCGCAGCTGAAGTACGTCCTGCAAGTCGGTCCCAAGCACGAGTTCTACACGCTACTGGTGGTCCTCATCTCTATATCCATCGTCCTTCAG CTTCTCGTTGGATTACTATTCGTGGTAATCGGGGGCTTGGACCTGAACGATCATGAGGATCAACCGTCAGCAGTCATCCTCAATGACGTCATTGTCATATTTATATTCGTCATTTCCGTTATAAACATCGTCATTTCCGCTTTCGGCATAGAGTATTCGAATAATCCTTTAGTTTtggaaagattaaattatattaatgagCAATATCTACGAAAGAGTAATTTTACTGGACATTAG
- the LOC118266177 gene encoding ninjurin-1 isoform X1 — translation MEEGSKENPACDQENCDEIVTKEQDAPTDIVCDEIKGLDANRYATKKTVAQGMLDIALLTSNASQLKYVLQVGPKHEFYTLLVVLISISIVLQASAGVLALIISSLDGEADHKHKKLADWLYHTSVGMMTGVVFCDVIKMTFGLDPALSLQDYLGNKTSSLYDTFFRVQNTTH, via the exons atggAAGAGGGCAGTAAGGAGAACCCTGCCTGTGACCAAGAGAACTGTGATGAGATCGTGACTAAGGAACAGGATGCACCGACTGACATCGTTTGTGATGAA ATCAAAGGGCTGGACGCGAACAGGTATGCGACGAAGAAGACGGTGGCGCAGGGCATGCTGGACATCGCCCTGCTGACGTCCAACGCGTCGCAGCTGAAGTACGTCCTGCAAGTCGGTCCCAAGCACGAGTTCTACACGCTACTGGTGGTCCTCATCTCTATATCCATCGTCCTTCAG GCAAGCGCGGGAGTCCTGGCACTAATCATATCCTCTTTGGACGGTGAAGCCGACCATAAACACAAGAAGCTAGCTGATTGGTTGTACCACACGTCAGTAGGCATGATGACAGGGGTAGTGTTCTGTGACGTCATCAAAATGACATTTGGCCTAGACCCCGCGCTTTCCCTGCAAGATTATCTTGGGAATAAAACCTCAAGCTTATACGATACCTTCTTTAGGGTGCAAAATACTACGCATTAG
- the LOC118266177 gene encoding ninjurin-2 isoform X4: MEEGSKENPACDQENCDEIVTKEQDAPTDIVCDEIKGLDANRYATKKTVAQGMLDIALLTSNASQLKYVLQVGPKHEFYTLLVVLISISIVLQVAMGFVLLTLNLWRDCWFHRPRHRTSALNINYGTTATAFIVTVLNVLVSAFDSSLARYQDLEL; the protein is encoded by the exons atggAAGAGGGCAGTAAGGAGAACCCTGCCTGTGACCAAGAGAACTGTGATGAGATCGTGACTAAGGAACAGGATGCACCGACTGACATCGTTTGTGATGAA ATCAAAGGGCTGGACGCGAACAGGTATGCGACGAAGAAGACGGTGGCGCAGGGCATGCTGGACATCGCCCTGCTGACGTCCAACGCGTCGCAGCTGAAGTACGTCCTGCAAGTCGGTCCCAAGCACGAGTTCTACACGCTACTGGTGGTCCTCATCTCTATATCCATCGTCCTTCAG GTGGCGATGGGGTTCGTGCTCCTCACTCTGAACCTGTGGCGGGATTGCTGGTTCCACAGGCCGCGGCACCGGACCTCCGCCCTGAACATCAATTATGGGACCACCGCCACGGCTTTTATCGTCACTGTGCTTAACGTCCTCGTGTCTGCCTTCGACTCCTCGCTTGCTAGATACCAAGACTTAGAATTATAA
- the LOC118266177 gene encoding ninjurin-2 isoform X2, whose amino-acid sequence MEEGSKENPACDQENCDEIVTKEQDAPTDIVCDEIKGLDANRYATKKTVAQGMLDIALLTSNASQLKYVLQVGPKHEFYTLLVVLISISIVLQLLVGLLFVVIGGLDLNDHEDQPSAVILNDVIVIFIFVISVINIVISAFGIEYSNNPLVLERLNYINEQYLRKSNFTGH is encoded by the exons atggAAGAGGGCAGTAAGGAGAACCCTGCCTGTGACCAAGAGAACTGTGATGAGATCGTGACTAAGGAACAGGATGCACCGACTGACATCGTTTGTGATGAA ATCAAAGGGCTGGACGCGAACAGGTATGCGACGAAGAAGACGGTGGCGCAGGGCATGCTGGACATCGCCCTGCTGACGTCCAACGCGTCGCAGCTGAAGTACGTCCTGCAAGTCGGTCCCAAGCACGAGTTCTACACGCTACTGGTGGTCCTCATCTCTATATCCATCGTCCTTCAG CTTCTCGTTGGATTACTATTCGTGGTAATCGGGGGCTTGGACCTGAACGATCATGAGGATCAACCGTCAGCAGTCATCCTCAATGACGTCATTGTCATATTTATATTCGTCATTTCCGTTATAAACATCGTCATTTCCGCTTTCGGCATAGAGTATTCGAATAATCCTTTAGTTTtggaaagattaaattatattaatgagCAATATCTACGAAAGAGTAATTTTACTGGACATTAG
- the LOC118266177 gene encoding ninjurin-2 isoform X3, with the protein MEEGSKENPACDQENCDEIVTKEQDAPTDIVCDEIKGLDANRYATKKTVAQGMLDIALLTSNASQLKYVLQVGPKHEFYTLLVVLISISIVLQVISAVVAVVLSFIFNINHQPDQRKAELLNNISLIFKVFSITINIIISIFYSMQIDTDALLLSQT; encoded by the exons atggAAGAGGGCAGTAAGGAGAACCCTGCCTGTGACCAAGAGAACTGTGATGAGATCGTGACTAAGGAACAGGATGCACCGACTGACATCGTTTGTGATGAA ATCAAAGGGCTGGACGCGAACAGGTATGCGACGAAGAAGACGGTGGCGCAGGGCATGCTGGACATCGCCCTGCTGACGTCCAACGCGTCGCAGCTGAAGTACGTCCTGCAAGTCGGTCCCAAGCACGAGTTCTACACGCTACTGGTGGTCCTCATCTCTATATCCATCGTCCTTCAG GTGATTTCAGCAGTAGTAGCGGTAGTGCTCAGCTTTATATTCAACATCAACCATCAGCCTGACCAACGGAAAGcagaattattaaacaatataagTTTAATATTCAAAGTATTCAGTATTACTataaacatcatcatcagcatattCTATTCAATGCAAATCGACACTGATGCACTCTTGCTTAGTcagacttaa
- the LOC118266070 gene encoding dihydropteridine reductase-like translates to MTTYKLMVYGGRGALGNVCINHFKQANWWVASIDLKPNPIADYNIIVAPNATWYQQEKHVMTMLDTALKDGKLDAIVCVAGGYRRGNAAKNLIENTELMWKQSVWPSSIAASVATKYLCNGGLLALTGARAALASTPDSIGYGMAKAAVHNLTKSLGSKDSGMPPSSTTVGILPMTLDTDVNRKCMPNANFSTWTPLSFIPDLLESWIKGVNCPPSGSLVKLDTKNYITEVILPKTKDEEVEVITE, encoded by the coding sequence ATGACCACCTATAAGTTAATGGTCTACGGAGGCCGAGGCGCCTTGGGGAATGTATGCATAAACCACTTCAAACAAGCGAACTGGTGGGTAGCAAGTATTGACTTAAAACCCAATCCTATAGCTGACTACAACATCATTGTGGCTCCAAATGCTACATGGTATCAGCAAGAAAAACACGTCATGACCATGCTGGACACGGCCCTAAAAGATGGGAAACTAGATGCAATAGTCTGCGTAGCTGGTGGTTATAGACGTGGTAATGCCGCAAAAAACCTCATCGAAAATACAGAACTGATGTGGAAACAGAGTGTGTGGCCTTCCTCAATCGCTGCATCTGTCGCTACTAAATATCTATGTAATGGAGGCCTGTTAGCATTAACTGGCGCTAGAGCAGCTTTAGCAAGCACCCCCGATTCAATTGGCTATGGAATGGCTAAGGCTGCAGTACATAACCTTACAAAATCCCTTGGTTCCAAAGACTCTGGTATGCCACCGAGTTCCACAACTGTTGGAATACTTCCCATGACACTGGATACAGATGTGAACAGGAAATGTATGCCTAATGCCAACTTCAGTACGTGGACACCACTGAGCTTTATACCAGATTTGTTAGAATCGTGGATTAAAGGCGTCAATTGTCCACCCAGCGGCAGTTTAGTGAAGCTTGATACTAAAAACTATATTACAGAAGTGATTTTACCTAAAACAAAAGATGAAGAAGTTGAAGTTATTACCGAATAa
- the LOC118266284 gene encoding dihydropteridine reductase has protein sequence MASGRIVVYGGRGALGAACVNHFKSANWWVANIDLNPNEKADFNITVPKDASWVQQEEHVVNELASALQGQKVNAVICVAGGWAGGNAAKDLSKQADLMWRQSVWSSSIAATVAAKYLCAGGLLALTGAKAAMEGTPGMIGYGMAKGAVHQLTKSLGAKDSGLPEDSLAVAILPVTLDTEMNRKWMPKADFGTWTPLTFVAELFDKWIKGNERPPSGSLVALVTKDNVTELIVQ, from the coding sequence ATGGCAAGCGGAAGGATCGTTGTGTACGGTGGGCGAGGCGCGCTCGGAGCCGCGTGCGTCAATCACTTTAAATCAGCTAACTGGTGGGTAGCTAACATTGACTTGAACCCTAATGAAAAAGCCGATTTCAACATCACTGTGCCGAAAGACGCTTCGTGGGTACAGCAAGAGGAACACGTTGTGAACGAACTGGCCAGCGCCCTGCAAGGTCAGAAAGTGAATGCTGTGATCTGTGTCGCCGGCGGCTGGGCCGGCGGAAACGCTGCCAAGGACCTCAGCAAGCAAGCGGATCTAATGTGGCGCCAATCTGTGTGGAGCTCCTCTATTGCAGCCACTGTGGCTGCCAAGTACCTGTGTGCAGGAGGACTGTTGGCCCTGACTGGTGCTAAAGCTGCTATGGAAGGCACACCTGGTATGATTGGCTATGGTATGGCCAAGGGTGCAGTACATCAACTCACAAAATCTCTTGGTGCCAAAGACTCTGGTCTGCCGGAGGACTCATTGGCTGTTGCTATACTTCCTGTGACCCTGGACACTGAGATGAACAGGAAATGGATGCCCAAGGCTGACTTTGGAACATGGACCCCGCTGACATTTGTGGCTGAGCTGTTCGACAAGTGGATCAAGGGTAATGAGCGTCCTCCAAGTGGCAGCCTGGTGGCACTGGTCACCAAGGACAATGTCACTGAGCTGATTGTCCAATGA